The Verrucomicrobiota bacterium nucleotide sequence CAATTTTTACCTCACATCATGAGCATGACAGACCAAGGTAACAGTATCTCCTCTCCCAAGCACATTGCCATCGTCGGGGCCACCGGCGCTGTTGGCATCGAGATGATAAGGGTTCTGGAGAGACGGAACTATCCCGTCGCTTCCCTGCGCCTGCTTGCGTCACCCCGTTCTGCCGGTAAGAGCCTGGAGTTCCGCGGCGAAGAAATCATGGTTGAGCCGCTCACCGAAATGAGCTTTGAGGGAATCGACATAGCGCTTTTCAGTGCCGGGGGAGGGATCTCCAAGGAGTTCGCGCCTCATGCGGTAAAGGCCGGCGCGATCGTCGTGGATAATTCCTCGGCATTCCGGCTGGACCCGGAGGTTCCGTTGGTCGTTCCGGAGATCAATGCCGCCGATGCTGCCTCTCATTCAGGGATTTTGGCTAATCCGAACTGCACCACCGCAATCACGCTGTTGGCGGTTTATCCCCTGCATCAGGCCTTTGGACTGAAGAAGGTCATTGCTTCAAGCTATCAGGCCGTCTCCGGCACGGGAGCCCGTGCCATCGAAGAACTCCGCGAGCAGGTCGAGGCGATCTCCGAGGGTCGCCCTGTTACCAAGGAGGTCTATCCCCACCAGATCGCCTTCAATGTCCTTCCTCATGTCGATTCGTTCCTGGAGGATGGCTACACACGCGAGGAAATGAAGATGCAGAATGAGGGTCGCCGGATCATGCACCTCCCTCACTTCACAGCATCGGTGACCTGCGTCCGGGTTCCTGTCTACCGCGCCCACTCGGTGGCGGTAACCGCCGAATTCGAGAAGCCCATCTCGCTTGAGAAAGCTCGTAAGGTTCTCATGGCTGCACCGGGTATTATTCTGCATGACGATCCTTCCAAGGCGATCTACCCGATGCCGATCGAGTGCAGTGGGGAAGATGACTGCCGAGTGGGAAGGCTTCGTCTTGATTGTGCCCTGCCGAATGCCCTGACATTCTGGGTGAGCGGGGATCAACTCCTGAAGGGGGCGGCTCTGAATGCCGTCCAGATCGCCGAGTTGCTCTAAGGAACCTAGTAGTCGGGAATTTTACCCTATAGCATCAAGTCATGCCGACCTACGAATACGAATGCTCCAAGTGCAAGAAGACCTTTGAGGCCTTCCAATCCATGAAGGATGATGCCTACAAAACCTGCCCCAAGGAAAAGTGCTGCATGAAGACTTGGGGTAAGGGAAAGGTGAAGAGACTGATCGGGGCAGGGGCGGGGCTCATTTTCAAGGGCTCAGGCTTCTATATCACCGATTATCGTAGCGAGGGATACAAGAGCGCGGCGGAAAGCGCTAAAAAAAGTGAATCAACACCCTCAAAGCCTGCAGAAAGCTCT carries:
- a CDS encoding aspartate-semialdehyde dehydrogenase, with the protein product MSSPKHIAIVGATGAVGIEMIRVLERRNYPVASLRLLASPRSAGKSLEFRGEEIMVEPLTEMSFEGIDIALFSAGGGISKEFAPHAVKAGAIVVDNSSAFRLDPEVPLVVPEINAADAASHSGILANPNCTTAITLLAVYPLHQAFGLKKVIASSYQAVSGTGARAIEELREQVEAISEGRPVTKEVYPHQIAFNVLPHVDSFLEDGYTREEMKMQNEGRRIMHLPHFTASVTCVRVPVYRAHSVAVTAEFEKPISLEKARKVLMAAPGIILHDDPSKAIYPMPIECSGEDDCRVGRLRLDCALPNALTFWVSGDQLLKGAALNAVQIAELL
- a CDS encoding zinc ribbon domain-containing protein, whose amino-acid sequence is MPTYEYECSKCKKTFEAFQSMKDDAYKTCPKEKCCMKTWGKGKVKRLIGAGAGLIFKGSGFYITDYRSEGYKSAAESAKKSESTPSKPAESSSAPAKTDKAETSTPKAETKKTSSPESTKGRKSPPKKS